The Papaver somniferum cultivar HN1 chromosome 6, ASM357369v1, whole genome shotgun sequence genome segment TCTTTGTTTTTGTTAATAAGATAAGTAGAGCGTCTTGGTAAAGCAAATGTACTGCTGCAGGTGTATGGGACATAACAGAGGATGGGAGGAGGCAGCTTCAATGCTTTCTGGTACCGCAATAGAATTGAAAACATGCAATGCTGCTTTGCTTGAAGCTCCTGGGAAATCATGGGAAGAGGTTTGCAATTTCCTTCCTATCTCTTACCCTAATGTAAAGAAGTGTGCATTTAATTTCAAGTATAAACGGTCTCTGGTATCCAAAAAATAGGTTGAAAAATCATTCAGTTTTCCTTCTTTCGTAAGGTGTAACTCGTACTACCATGAAGACTCATACTATTCTTATGGTGTGCAGGCATTTGCTTTGGCTGGACTTGGTGGGTGGAATCTTCATGGCATTGTAAAACCCAGCTAAATTGTCCCCAGATGTTGGCAGTACAAGTAATGATCAAGTCCAATCTTTCTGGCACAAGGTTTTCTTCTAACCTGTTTGcatttctttcttttattgttgctgttgTTAAAAACATAGTATAAAACTGAAACATTATATAGTACAACGCATTTGTGTTTCTCTAGTATAAAGTACTCATCATGGTCATATGTGCATTTCAGGTACTACTCATGAAAAATCTCTCCCATCTTAGGCTTGAGGTACAAGCACCTGGAAAGTAAACAGGACAGCGTCTTCTCAAGGTTTTTTGGAGGAACTACTCTCGGACTGTCTTTAGTGGATGTTTTAAAAAACTATTACAGCCCAACCAATGTTATTCCCCTAACTTTCTACTGTATACTTTTTGATCTGTGAATGAGCGTTAAGAGAATAACTACAAGATTAATCCAACTACAAGGGGAAGGTTTCATTACTTGCTGACCTTCTCCAGCCATCCAAGTGAAATTTAACCCATGCCCCAAGTAAGGAAGCCTTAGAATGCAAGAGCAAAGGGGAAACCAAAATCTAACAACAGAAGTTGGAGAACCAagaagcctagaaatttattagTTGGGGTCGGAGGGCAGTTTAACACATGCCCCTAGTAAGGAAGCCTTGGACAGAATGCAAGAGCAAAGGGGAAACCAAAATCTAACAACAAAGCCAAGAACAACCAGAAAACAGAGATCTGAAAGGTTCGAGAACATTTATAGGATAAATAAAGTCATTGTCTACACCCCGCCCCACCAGATATATATACCACTGCTAAAACTAACTTAAGAAAAAGATAACAAGGCATGAAGATGGAGAAAGATAAAACGAAGTTCTTAACATAGAGGTGATACTTTTCCCATCCCTTTTCtagttattttttatttactggaTAGGACATTGGACATTAGACTTGGCGGATTGATATTATTTCATCCCATAGCATATTTCTGGGTCCAGGATCTGGCAGTCGTCTCGTACTTGGCTCTGTCACTCTTGTACATGTGCGCAATCTCAGGAACCAAAGGATCGTCAGGATTTGGATCAGTAAGCAGTGAGCAAATGGACAACAGCACCTGCAAGAGAGAAGTTACCGTCAACACTGAACTTATTCCTCCAAATAGTTTCATCATAGGATAACAGAAAACACATGCCAAACATTATTATGGTTCACCACATAGAGACACTTGATTGTGGTTCACCACATAGAGACACTTGATTGAAAAGCAAAAGATTACCTTGGACACAGTAAGGGCTGGACTCCACTGTTCCTTGAGAATGTCTAGGCAGATACTCCCGTTGCTATTGATGTTTGgatggaaaactttggttttgaaAGCAACCTGATACATGGATTAAACAATTCTGCAGGTTAATACCATTGAGCAATACTGACACATAATAAGGCAGAATAGAATGAATCAACAAATTGGTTAACCCATTGACAGCATAATTGTCACAACAGCATTACCTTTGGTGGCTTGAAAGGGTAATCTGGTGGGAAGTGAATGGTGATGAGAAACACACCACCAGCAAAAGGGCTGTCTGATGGTCCCATTATGGTGGCTTGCCAATGAAACATATCCTCAGCTACAGGACCTAATAATCAAACAAAAATTCACACCATAAAATTACTGCCTTCATAAACCAGTACACGGTAAGTGTTGACTCCCTCAACTTATAAATCTTTACAAGCTGTGCAACCCATAACCGTAatataattaacctttttcacAAAGAATATAATCAAAAAGCTAAACAATGACGGATAAAACTCACCAGCACTGCAGGAAGTGGGTGGATCTCTTTCGAGGTCTTTCAATTCCTTTTGAATTCTCTTTGATGCCATCGTGCTACCACTCTTAATTGATTTAATCTGCAAACATAGATtattatattatatatcttcaaaCCTCAATTGAAAACAAACAATCTTTATGGTACCCCGACCAAAATCAGGTATAAATATGTCAGTgttgttttttttatatacaaATCATGAATCATGACTACATATCAAATAAAACAAACCCTAACATACATCATGCAAAACCAAAATTAAATCATCAAACTCTAGGAACGGATTTATCAATTGAAGGACTTAAAAAGTTAAAAACCCtagaatcatgaaaataataatttgACTGCAaagtaaaaccctaaaaatcaaagagtaatattttttttattgagatTTATTGAGAAATAGTTGTACCTGCAGATGAAGATTCCGATCGAGGGTAGGTGGGGATTATCAGGGCTCGCCTGCTATTTTCACTCTTGTGTGATTTTCACAGAAGGTGGATATGAAGTTATTGCAAACCAAACAGCAGTATTTATAGATTTGATTTCTTTGATGGGTATTTATAGATTGTAACGAAACAGTTTCGTTCTAGAAAAGGGTTTCCATAACTTAGCGTGGAAAGGACGTCGGTCTGAGGGAATCCCTAAAAGGGAAGATAAAAAGCCCATTGGTAATTTTGGGCCTAAAGCACTTTGCCTGGCTACGTGGATTTGGGATGTATTGGATTTGGCCCCAACCGTATCCAACTCAATACAACGgaactatgattttgggcataccaaaatctttcaaggcatactgaatgaagacaaaaaaggttgtgaaatagcaaaatcagataacccctaaacccaaaattttttaatggcaaatctgccctttacgtattggtgttaataatcttgattagtgattaaatattttgtttagtgattaaaataattttcagaattataagagttgtttagatgaaaaatttgaggaaaaaaaaatcaaagttttggtttcgttaagaaggagagaaagagaaggagaaagtgagaaaattctaattcttgattcaatggaggatgaggagggtcatcattcatctaaaaaacctaggaaaatacatatcaactacaataatgatccagaaatggctgatttcttagattatgagaatgattttacacccactcaaactcaagctcaaactcaaacacaaactcaagatgatgatttttatgagccaaatcctgatgatgaagacattgatgaggaacccaatgcttctaatacacaggtacacttatatcctatacttaatctcacttctatagctctcaattatcaaaagttaggttttttgaatcatggttcggcgaaacaggttgaggttcggctcacatctatgagcggaatctaccaattgatgaacggttcggcttactgaatctgtttactgcatgcgccgaacctataatttccaattccaacccttttgctagacactagttcggcttatatgaaagtttcatagtaagccgaacaacatcctgaatagcccggaatagaatcattactaattcggcttacatatccaaaatcgtatgtgccgaacataatttttttatttttgggttaaaatattgttcgtggttcggcacatattgaggatatcgtataagccgaaacctgtaaatgtttatagttcggcacataatgtgattatcgaatgcgccgaaccttgttattatattccctttctagtgtttaaccttgtgatattctttgtagatcgtgcttggacccatggaaaatcaacctgatccagtagacataattcacgaggataccaaggatcactaaaacatgaaattgaggaaCATCAACCTGATCGTGCTTGAGGAACACCAatactggattacaccaataatgatttttaaggctcggcttataactcaaattatagaaaaaacCGAACCTGAaggaccattaaaaacaaagttcagcacctaaaagcaaaggtgtttgcaacaccataaaagtgtacttaaaacttaagagtgtaccataaaagtgtacataaaagggaatttaaccacgacccctcttcttagttgcacgaccacctcttcttccaccttggtctccatcttccgacgcatcattaccgggttggacggtagcaccaccttggcttgtaccttcaccaacttgtcgagacctcttagtggtaggcctttgttcgggttcctcgggtccttgtcctttgtttatgattgcatcccacttgttgatgaggtatttttgttcttccacggtcattggtgttttgcaaccaagtttggccttcatttttttcaacatctccctactcgcggcaacctattttttcatttgtcaacaacttataaccatgaggttgaagacatttttaccataactaatatatgaaaatagtataaagtgaagtcattcttaccataatattgaaagccttgactacatcttcggaagtagacttgttggtgatcttgattggctttgccttccccttatcagctatcttttgcctttccttattgataatgaagggatgagaaatttggttataccaatccatatagcccggatcctcttcacatggatcatcaagtaaaggtgttaacttggacgcatctaatgtgtgattgtctaaattattccaaaactcaacggtgggatcaggatcatactttggttcccaagatgaagtggtgcttttagttcccttaccactctttggtaacaacctgaatttctcgtcaaacaaaggaaccttttggacgcatcctaatggacggagtactcgcctaggatcgtatataacataaccaccgggataccacaatggcccatgatacatacctaccgacatatcctcatcttcaacaacttcatcttcttcatcttccttctcatatggttgaaaagtgacatcatcaacaccaagacgttctaacgtctctctcaaacttgccaccaacttctttttgttccttttcttggagtcctcgtacgcgtaccgtgctgcagttggctcagtatcaacataatcgacatctttctcaaatactttggccaagttcaaaatttggaaatggtcatatatccacacctacatccaaagaaccacattaaaaaatcaaaggaattgaattgatagaaacaagttttacttggaaacatcaaagtaagactaaagtttgcaaactcagagaactgttcggcttatatggatcaagtattataagccgaaccaagtaagtaaaaacttcggcttaaaagattttatggttataagccgaaccatactctgaactcccaaaagttacctggagcaaagtgaagttccctaCGATGTTTGTACTTttcaacctagacgcggtggcaagttggtccagtaggtaagcgagcgtagccgttccccaagcaaacttgttacaagtttcaagattctttaccaattggagataattatcatttaccttgtttccggtagtgtcgggaaagatgtctctaccaagagtataaagcaagtaggcagttccggtttgcttcactttgacgagatccattatcaacaaaccttgtgtgactctttcctttgtgttctcaaactcccttttcaagttagtcaacttgatcttcttattcttcttatttctgccacctggtatgcaaacggtatcgacatctttaactgatcgacaaaactccaactcagttttctgtgaaccccaaccaaggcattccaggtacaaattgtatagctcatcccaactcatgtcataaaaaccagcatccacaattacaccccttgctttaaggcctgtaatcttactagcctcatcaggagtgattgccatctctccaaaaggtaattgaaatgtgtaagtttctgtacaaaagcgctcggtaaatgcagaggccgacacactatcatattccttatgtccataattgatgataggccataaagcactgcgttgtacgtaagcaatcaccttaggaacctcttcatcaagactccattccgctgccctctggtgtctcaatactcggactgcacggttgtgatcaggagtctcataaattttcttcacacaagaatcggcataaccaatcaacacatttcctccatcttccggaagaccatgaggcaaaccatctgatcgaggtgtaattacgtcatcttcatcaggaatgtgtaaaccagtgatctgtcgatcatcatcgttcttctctttctcgggttctgccaccttcttacctttcttgtctttcttgggttttccttggggttgtgtttcttgatgaacttcttgattatcatcaacttcttcatcttcagctattccttcttcttgtctttcaattcttacttgttcagcttcttcttctaaaattcctcctctagctcccgctcccaattttttcttacctcctcctctaggatcgggagttttagaagtagaaggtgttacctccatcttcttcctctttgtagctgcattggtcctgacacaagtatgaaagttataagactaattcgaacaacaaagagatttggaaagccaaaaacttgtaagaaaataagaaggctcggcttaccctaaataacacatatgagccgaatcatgtcttgaaatttttattagcttacacagagagtggatcggctcataccacaaaacaattataagccgatcttatatattcggctcacaaccgataccgtcgaataagccgagtctatggttatgaactcaaacatgtattcggcgcaacatgatatcatataaataagccgatcctatacacttgtaaaatttatgaaattttaacaatgatattcggcgcaaccctaatactatcgaataagccgaatctagacttatgaattgaaacctttattcggcgcaaaactaatacaaccatacaagccgatcctaagcacatgcaaaaattctgaaattcaaacaacaattattcggcacaaagctaatactaccatacaagccgatcctacgcacatgcaaaatttctgaaattcacaaaacatattcggcacaaaactaacaccatcgaataagccgatcctaaatataagtctctgtgtcactaagttcggctcaaaacggatttcagatatacgccgagccgttcatatgcactttcagggttcagtttcaagaacagctcggcgcacatctaagatttgttttgcgccgaaccataccctgtaaccgccgcagaaacatgattttgacaaaTTAActcaatcaaaccaatcaaaaacatcaaatacgagatgggtttgtaaaactaaccttcttattctcatttctggagttggttcttcttcaatctcttcttcttcaatgggttgttcaatcgctcgattagaacgagatactggcttacggcgaaccattatatagatgagtttaatcgtcgactaaattttcacgaatcgacgattaaatttcggcgatgatacgatgaaaaaaaaaagaaggagaagGTGGGTTCGGttgtggaggatgaggaggaataagaaggggttgaaactgattttaggtttatgattatagatttttgtattaaggttagagatagattagtaatttataggatttaagggcatataggtaattaaaccacccatagggtaccccttataagatcacccaagttaggactagtcctttgtatgccttgaaagtttttggtatgcccaatatcatGGTTCATACAACCAATGTAGCCAAGCAAGGTGCTCTAGGCCAAAAATTACCAATGGGCTTTTTATCTAGAGGATCAGCGGGAGATATGGTTTAGCTAGAAGTCCAAAAAAGTTCTAAAACGAGTAAATTGCTACCTACTCATCGAGATCACATGGTTTCGCAATAACCACTTGAAACTAGAATTTAGGACATGTtacaattctgaaattcaaaaccACGTGAAACTGAAATTTAAGGCATAAAAACCGAATCGAAAATCATAACTGAAGAACTCCAATGATTCTTCACAAATTTGAAGAAACCAAAACACtaaagaaatcatcaacaaaaatcCATCCCAAAACTGATTTCTTTTGAAATCcgaaaaaatcatccaaaaaaaaaagttacggcTAGAAGAGTTAACTGAATAATAAGTGAATAAGTAATTGAATAACAAAGAATTCCTGAACCTGCGGCAAAGAAGAAAAAGCCTTATGTGGGAAAAGAAGAATAAGACTTATGTTACACACCAAAAGCAAGTAGAACCCTACAATAAAGGTACTAATTCTATTCTGACTTTACTAATACAATCAAAATATGTTTGATttcatttctaattttactattttctTGATACCAATTTTATCGTCTTCTATCATCATACAACACATATCCATGTGTATTGTATAATGTGTCTGCCTATAAGTTGTTTTTACCAAGTAGATGTTGATGTGTACCCATTGTTGTGTATGATCCCAACAGTccatatttatatttattatataaTGTATATATTTGTAAGTTGTTTTATGTTAGTACACTAACAGTAACTTGTACCTTAACGACACTCGTTGCAACATTTATCTAATAACATGGTGAGTCCTGAATTCAACTGAAATCACCTATAACATCGTGTTCTAACAATgtttaataaaaaagaaaaaaatgggtaATGTAACATTTACCAAATTTAATTATCGCCTCTAGTAGTTTTTGATGTATACTCCCTATCATTCGaaattaaaatatgaaaaattagaATTAAAAAAGGTGGGCATTTATCCtatgcaaaagatattaaaacaaataaatattATGACGACAATTCAGCTCAAAATTTATGTGAGCTGTTATTTCCTTCCGCTCACATTACTGATTTTTTCAAAACTAACAACTCGCCTCAAATTTTCATTAATCCCCACTACATAGTTGGTTTACACTCCACGTAAGTCAATGAAACTGTTCTAAATTTCAAGTGATGCAGATCAACAAAATGGATCTTGAATCAATTCTTTGATTCCCATCTCATGTCTACAGAAAAAATTGGAGAGGGCGATTCAGATTTGTGATGCGTAGTTGAGGAGAAAACATGAAAATCCTTTATGTAACCATGATTGTTTGTTGGGTCCAAGAGtgtagctcagtggtatcccatcaactccaataTGCAGGAAGTTAAGGGTTCAATCCCCGCTGCCTTAAAGGTTTGTAATAAattagttgtatagtgggtttGGCGGTGTTGGGTCTGGCAGTGGGGCCAGTCCAACTAGCTGGGTTCAGATAGGGGCCTGGGTCCGGCTTTCACgtatcaagaaaaataaaataaaataaataaaataaaaaacatgattGTTTGCACGTGTTTATCAATTGAACGTGTGACTCATAGAAATAAAAATGGTGGTTGTGATTCTTCGAACCAAACGTCTTCATATCACGAAGGTAATTTCGAAACAATTTTGTGCTTTGATTTGTTTCACCTCTAGGCATGCTATAGGTTTTTGTTCTTTATAAATGatttgtatttttattattactattatttaaTTTGCTTCCTGATGCATGATTtaagtaaaaaaataattgattatcatGAATTTTCTCTATAATTGGTCTTTTTGTGCACAATTCTTCAATAACAGGAGGATCATTTACCTttcatttaatttttttagatttaattgaaATTGTGTGATTCCCGATTTTGAAGATTTTttagtaatttattttatttatagatgtagaatataatataaaatataaaataattagATAATTAAAACGAATagtcttaattattttttaaaacttaatttaattttcatttatgATCCTATTTGCGAGGGAACCCACACAAAGCACATTCAAAATGGAATAGGTTACAATCCTTTCATATGTCGAATATCTTGGTTGCAATGAGACTGGGATGGCCGGATGTAATGATTG includes the following:
- the LOC113288276 gene encoding ubiquitin-conjugating enzyme E2-17 kDa-like, translated to MASKRIQKELKDLERDPPTSCSAGPVAEDMFHWQATIMGPSDSPFAGGVFLITIHFPPDYPFKPPKVAFKTKVFHPNINSNGSICLDILKEQWSPALTVSKVLLSICSLLTDPNPDDPLVPEIAHMYKSDRAKYETTARSWTQKYAMG